The nucleotide sequence GGCACGGTTTCCGCCAGCATCTCCTTCGGATGCGAGGCCAGCAGCGCGGCATTGAGCCGGACGTGGCAGCGCCGGGTGCGCCGGGCGAACACGGCCTGGCCGGCGGCACGGCCGCGCAGATCGAAGCGCACTTCGGGCACGGGCAGCCGGCGCGGGCTGGCGCCGGTGATCTCGCGCGCGCGGCCGATCCAGTATGCGGTCAGCTCGCGGGCGCGCGCCTGCAGATCATCGGCGTCATCGAGTGCTAGGGACTGTTGCCGCTTCATACGAGGCCCGCGTTGGTGCCGCAAATCGTGCCAGGCAAGGCGCGAGCTGCCGGTCGTGGCGGGCCACGATCAAGGTGAGCAACGCCGCATGGCGCGATTTGCGGCACCAACCCTTTGGGACAGCGGCCCTTGGGCCGCAATCCAGCGTTGCCGCTCACTTGCGTAGAGGGACTACACCGCACTCGCGGCGCCTCGTCTTGCAGCCCAATGGCCGCTGGCGCGGTCTCGTATGAAGCGGCAACAGTCCCTGGATTGTGCTGAACAGGCCGCGCCATCGAAACCGTGAAAATAAAACATCCGCGCTCAGGATACCCGCTTGTGCCCGGCTTTGCCGCCGGCCGGCGCCTGGGTGAAGGCCTGCACCTGGGACAGCGCGAGACGCTGGCGACGGACCCAGTCGGCATCATCCAGCTTGCCGCGTACGTTGAACGGGAAAATCCGGCTCATCTCCGCGAGCCGGCGATCCGCGGCCTCGGCGGCGGCGCGCAGACGGTCGTGCTCGACGCGCAGCGCGACCACGTCGTCCGGCAGGCCCGGCCCGCGTACCAGTGCCCGGGTTTCCGACCAGGCGGCCACCAGCGCCGAGCGATCGCCGCTGCGGTAGGCGCGCAGGATCCGGGGCCAGAGGCTGGCGCGCGCGTCGTCCGCGGCCGCGGGGTCCACCGCGGGATGCGCCACGGTCACGAGCCCGCGGAAGATGGTGCGCACATCATCGGCCTCGGCGCGCGACAGGCTCGGCCACTCGCTGCGCGCGAGCACGCGCTGGTAGCGCGGCGCGGCCGCCGATTCGGCCAGATCCACCGCCAGATCGCCGAAGGCACGCCAGTAACGGGCTGCCCATTCCGGGCCATCATGATAACGCCAGTCGTATTCGATCGACAAGGCATGCGCCAGCTGCCGACGCAACTCACGCGTGGCAACGCGCAGTTCGTCGTAGGCCGGATGGGCGCTGCGATTGGGGGCAACTCGACGGTTCGACATGGTGAGACTCCTGTGTCGCGAATGTCGCTGTTTCGACTCAAGACACAGCATGCAACCGCCGGTGGGTCAGAATACGACCCTGAGCTGTAAAAATTTACAGTCCGTAAATGGCCGCGGCGTCGGCCAGCCGCCCGGCGGTGGCCTCGCGCAAGGCCGGCGGCGCGACAACCTCGACCTCCGGCCCGTAGGCCAGCACATCGCGCAACAGTTCCTCGGCGGCGGCATACGGCACGCGCAGCTCGTAGCGGCCGTCTTCGCGCCAGGTCCCGACCTGATCGGGATGCCACTGCTCGTCGGCCACCCAGCGCGCCGCGGCAGCACTGAAACACAACACCGCGGTATGGGCGGCCTCGCCCGAGAAGATGCCGTAACCCCCGCCGAGCCGGGCGTCCAGCGTGGCCGCGTCCATGTCGGCGGCCGGCGCGTCACTGATGACCGCCGACTGGATCCGGTCGATCGAGAAACTGCGCAGGCCATCCGAGCGGTGGCACCAGGCATCCAGATACCAGTTGTCGCGATAGTAGACCAGCCGCTGCGGCGAGACCGTGCGCTCGCTGATCACATCCCGCGCCCGCCCGTGATAGCGCATCGCAAGCCGCCGCCGCATGGCGGTCGCCGCAGCCACGTCGGCGAACGCCGGCCCCGGGCGTCTCGCGGTCGCGCGCAGCACGCGCGTGCGCGCCGACAATTCGCCGGTGCCCATCGCCCGCGATTCCAGAATCCGCTCGAGCCGGCGCCGTACCGGCGCCAGATCGGCCGACAACAGCCCGGGTTCGAGTGTTTCCAGCAACTGATCCATGGCCAGCAGCGACACCAACTCCGCAGCGTCGAACCACAACCCCGGCAGCTCGAAGCGCGCATCCGCTTGGCCGTGATAGTAGTACCCGTTGTATTCGCGGTCGTATTCGATCGGCGCATCGAGATACAGCCGCATATCGCGGATAATGCGTTTGACCGTGGCCGGCGAGCATTCCAGGCGCCGTTCCAGCGTGGCCTTGGGGATTGGATGATGCGCGCCGGACAGTTGTTTGTGCAGCGCGTAGATGCGGTCGAAGACGTTCATGCACCGAGTCTCGCATGTCGCCGCCGCCGTGATGAATGCCGTTTCCGAGTGAACTTGTCGAGCCACGGCGGTCAGACGGTTGAACCCTTGACGCCTGCGGCGGGGAATCGCTTGCAGCGTCGCCCTGCAGTGGACAGACTGCCCGAACGGAATCCGACCAATGTCGCAGACCATTACTGCGCGCCCATGACCGAAATCGATACCCATGTCATCGCCGACCGACCGCCGAGAGACGCGTTTCGCTACCTCGCGGACTTTTCCACATGCGAACAGTGGGACCCGGCGGTCTATCGCGCGGACAAGCTCAGCGCGGGCCTGCCCGCGGTCGGCAGCGAGTTCCGTGTGATCGTATCGCTCGGCGCCCGCCGCAAGACGCTGCGTTACCGCATCGACGCGATCCAGCCCGGCCGGCGCATCGAACTCGTGGGCCGTGGCGCCGGTATCAAGACCTTCGAAACGTTCACCGTGAGCGCCGAGGATGGCGGGCGTCGATCGCGCATCGATTATCAGGGTCGCTTCTCGTTGCGCGGCCCGCTGGCCCGGGCGAAGCCGATCCTGGCGCCGGCCATCCGGCGCATGGTGTCGCGCGCGGCGCGCGGCCTGGCCGCGGCGCTGGCCGTCGACACCCGAACGCCGCGCCAGGGCTGGCTCAGCTATGCCGCCGACCGCGCCATCCTGCCCGGCGAAGCGCTGTATACCGATCGCGGCTATTTCGCCATGCCCGACCGCTCGCACAGCGAATTCATGGACGGCAAGCGCGTCGTGGTGACCGGCGCGACCGGCGGCATCGGCCGCGCCATCGCCGCGGAATATGCCCGGCTCGGCGCGCATGTCACGCTCGTCGGGCGCGATGCCGACCGTCTGGAGGCGGCGGCCGAACACGTACGCGGTTTCGCCGGGGCCGCGCCGGACGCCGTGGATGTGGTCGAGGCCGATCTGACGAGCATCGCCGCCACGCGCCGGGCCGCCGCGACCATCGCCGAGGACGCACCCAAGCTCGACGTACTGGTGAACAACGCCGGCGCGCTATTCGACGAATACGGCGTGAGCGATGACGGCATCGAACGCACCGTGGCGGTCAATCTGGTGGCGCCCTTCGTGCTCACCGAATCCCTGATCGGCCCGCTGCAGGCCGCCGGCGGCCGGGTGATCAACATGGCCAGCGGCGGCATGTATGCGGTCGACCTGGATATCGACGCGCTGTCGCCGTTGCCGACGAACTATGGCGGGCTCAAGGCTTACGCCCGGGCCAAGCGGGCGCTGGTCGCGCTGACTGCGCACTGGGCGCGCCGCTACGGCGACCAGGGGCTACAATTCAACGCCATGCACCCCGGCTGGGTGGACACACCCGGCGTGGCACGATCGCTACCGCGCTTTCATTTCGTGATGCGCCCGGTGTTGCGCGATACGCGCATGGGCGCCGACACCGCGGTCTGGCTGGGTGCGGCACGGGCCGCGGCCGGGCTCAACGGCGCCTTCGTGTTCGATCGCAGGCCGCGGCCGACGGCGCTCGTGCCCGGCACCCGGGTCAAACCCAGCCAGGCCCAGACCCTGTATGGCTGGCTTCGCAACACCACCGGTCTGCCCCCCCATGGCCTCGGATAGCGACGACTCGAAGAAACGCCGCCGGCGCATTCTCGGCGCCGGCATCCGTACACTTTCTCGCGGCGCGATGCGCGGCATGCCAGGCTACGACCGCGCCAAGAGCCTGCACAAGACCGGCCAGGACTGGTACGACACGCTGGGCGGGCTCAAGGGCGCCGCCATGAAGCTCGGCCAGATCGCCTCGCAGTATCAGGACCTGCTGCCGCCGCAGCTGACCGAACAACTCGCCCGCCTGCAGCGCAACGCCGAGCCCTGGCGCTTTGCCGATCTCGAACCGGTGCTCGATGCGAACTGGACCGACGAACAGCGCGAGATGATCGAACACATCGACGAGAACGCGATGGCGGCGGCCTCGATCGGCCAGGTACACGCCGCGCAGCTGACGGATGGGCGCGCGGTGGTGATCAAGATCCGTTACCCCGGCGTCGCCGACTCGATCGATGCCGACATCGCCAATCTGGGCCGGCTGCTCAAGTGGTCGCGCTTCCTGCCGATCGGCGGGCGGGACCTGGATGGCGTGCTGGGAGAGCTGCGCGAACGTTTCGTCGAGGAAACCGACTATCGCCGCGAGCTCGTCAACCTCAAGCTGCTGCGTCAGCTCGAACTACACGACTTCGAGCTGCCCGAGCCGGTACCCGAACTCTGTACCGAGGCCGTGCTGGTCACCACGCGGCTCGATTCGGCGCCGCTCGAGACCGGCCAACCGGCACTCGGGGCGGCGGTGGTCGAGGCGATCAATCGTCAGGTCTTCGAACTCGGCGCCCTGCACGCTGATCCGCATCCCGGCAATTTCGGCATCACCGAGGCCGGCACCATGGCGTTGTACGATTTCGGTTGCCTGAAGTATCTGGACCAGCCGACCCGAGTCGCCATGCGCGATATCCTGACCGCCGCCATGGCTGATGACTGGGCGGGCGTACACGATGGCATGGAACGGCTCGGTGCAGTGCCCGAGGGCAGCTGGGAACGCCATGCCGAGGTCTATCGGGAAATTTATGCCCGGCATGCGGAATCGGCCCTGGCCCCGCTGCGCGACCGCCGGCCCTATGTATTCGAACGCGACGAACTGATCGACTCCATCCGCGCCGAAATCGGGCGCTCGATGGGCTACTGGCGGTATTTTCGCGCCGCGCCCGACATGGTTTTCGTCATGCGCACCCTCTCCGGGTTGTACTGGATTCTGCGCAGCCTACACGCCGAAGTCGATCTGTACGGCGAACTCGAGCGCATTGTGGCCGGCGAATACGGCCCGCCGGCACAGGCCGACGAAACCCGTTGACAAACCGACGAACGGACGGCTAATCAGCCGTTAAGCCTGACGATCTAATCTATAGTAGCGCATCGCAATTACGGGTCGTGCTCGCCCCGATGGGCAGGTCGAGCAACCGCTACTAAATCGGGGTTTCGGGTATGGAAAAAGGCGATCGGGCCGGCTTGACGGCATTTTTTATAGGTTGTCTGTTCTTCGCATTTCTGGGCGGCGCCTATATCGTTCTGGCCCAGGTCTTTCCCTATAAATTTCTCGATAACGCCTATCGCGCCGGGTGGGCGCTCGTGCAGCAGAAGCACACGATCGACAGCCCGTTCACGCAAACCGATCAATGGCGCAAGGCGCGCAGCGACAAGCGCGGCACCGCGATCTACGACCCGAAGCGCGCCTACAACGGTTATACGCTCTACACCTCGGGGGGCCGCACCACGGCCTATCTCATCGACATGCAGGGCCATGTCGTGCACCAATGGCACGCCGACTACTCCAAGCTCTGGCAGACCACGCCGGACGGGCGCGAAGCCCAGCCCGACAAGCTGATGTATTTTCGCAAGGCGGTGATGTACCCCAACGGCGACCTGCTGGCGATCTTCATCGCCGCGGGTGATACGCCCTGGGGCTACGGCCTGGTCAAGCTCGACGCCAACTCGAACGTAATCTGGAAGTATCACGGCGCGACCCATCACGACCTGTATCTGACCGACGACAACCGCGTGTTCATTCTCACCGATGCCTACCGCGACCAACCGGTGCCGGGGTTCCGCAATCTGAAAACACCGTGGCTGGATGATTATCTGGTCGAACTCAACGGCGAGAACGGTCAGGTCGTCAAGAAGATCTCGATCTTCGACGCGCTGTGGCATTCGCGCTACCAGGCTCTGCTCGGCGCCGACCCGAGTTTCGCCATGGAAGATCCGCTGCATACCAACAGCGTGCAATATCTCGGCGACGCGCTCGGCAAGGCATTCGCGCCGGCCCAGGGCAACGGCGATCAAGTGCTGTTGTCCACGCGGCATCCCGGGCTCGCTGTGCTGCTGGACGTCAAGTCCGGCCAGGTGACCTGGGCGCTGAAGGGCTCGTGGCTGGGCCAGCATTCCATGCGCGCGTTGCCGAACGGGCATTTCACCATTTTCGACAACTATGGCAACTTCGAGAAGCACAACATGAGCCGGATTCTCGAGGTCGACCCGACCACGCACGCGATTACCTGGCAATACGCAGGCAATGCGCAGCACCCGTTTTCGAATCTGCTGCGCGGTGCCGTGGTCACACTGCCCAACGGCGACCGCCTGATCACCGAATCCGACGGCGGCCGCCTGTTCGAAGTCGCGCCCAACGGCGACATCGTCTGGGAGTACGACAACCCGATCCGCGGCGGCGACCACAATCAATACATCCCGGTGGTGTCCTCGGGTCAGCGCATCAAGCCCGATCAACTCGCCCCGGCCTTCCGCCGTTCGCTCAACACCTCGCAGGAGTGATGTCATGTCCCATCGTTGTTCCAACGCCCGCCGCTACAGCACATCGCTCAAGCTCGGCGTCACGCTGCTCATCCTGCTGGCGCCGTTCGCGGCGGCCCAGGCCTATGTCGGCCCCGGTGCCGGGCTCAGCCTGCTGAGTGCGCTGTGGGGCCTGCTCTGCGCCATCGGCGCGGCATTCCTGTTCGTGATCCTGTGGCCGATCCGCCGGCTGCGTCGCAAGCGCCGTGAAGCCCGACAGGCCCGCGAGCAGCATGCGGACAATGCCGACAAGCCGACGACCGCCCAGACATCCGAACAACCGCGCGATTCGCGCTGATACCCGACGCGCGGATTGCCCCGGCCGCCCGCTCCCAGCGGCGTGGCCGAGTTTCGAGGCAAGGAACCTTCCATGGGCCTGTTCAATATTCTCTCGCCGGTCTTTGCTGCCATCGACGGCGCCGCCGCATTGGTGTTGCCTACCACGCTGCGTCTGGCGCTGTGGGCGGCGATTCTCGCCGTCGGCACCATGCTGCTGTATAAGGCGCTTTCACCCCAGGCCCGCATCGGCACGGCCAAGCGGGAGGCCCGCGAGGCACGGCGCAAGCTCAACAGCTTCGACGGCGAATTCGCCGATGCCGGCCCGCTGATCCGCGACCAGTTCCTCACCGCCTTCAAGCACATCGGCCTGGTCGTGCCCGGCACGATCATCGCGGTTCTGCCGCTGCTTTGCTTTCTGGTCTGGGCCGATAACCATTTCGACTACAGCCTACCGGCCCACGGCAGCGCGCCCGACGTGGCCACCGTGCCGGCCGGTGCGTCGGGCGTAAGCGCACACTGGGACGCCGGCCAGACGCCGCCCGCTGTCTCGCTGGGTGGCAACGGCGCCACGCCGCGCTCCTATCCGATGACCGCGCCGGTACCGATCATCACCAAACACGGGGCCTGGAATTGGCTGGTGGGCAATCCGCTCGGCTATCTGCCGGATGATAGCCCGGTGGAGGCGGTGCGCATCGCGCTGCCGGAACGGGAATTCATTCACTTCGGCCCGTCGTGGATGCGCGGCTGGCTCGCCGTGTTCATCCCGGTGATGTTCATCGTCTCGCTGCTGATGTTCAAATGGGCCAAAATCGAATGAGCGACGATACCCGCCGCACCACAGTACGCACGCC is from Salinisphaera sp. LB1 and encodes:
- a CDS encoding YafY family protein, with protein sequence MNVFDRIYALHKQLSGAHHPIPKATLERRLECSPATVKRIIRDMRLYLDAPIEYDREYNGYYYHGQADARFELPGLWFDAAELVSLLAMDQLLETLEPGLLSADLAPVRRRLERILESRAMGTGELSARTRVLRATARRPGPAFADVAAATAMRRRLAMRYHGRARDVISERTVSPQRLVYYRDNWYLDAWCHRSDGLRSFSIDRIQSAVISDAPAADMDAATLDARLGGGYGIFSGEAAHTAVLCFSAAAARWVADEQWHPDQVGTWREDGRYELRVPYAAAEELLRDVLAYGPEVEVVAPPALREATAGRLADAAAIYGL
- a CDS encoding SDR family NAD(P)-dependent oxidoreductase, whose protein sequence is MTEIDTHVIADRPPRDAFRYLADFSTCEQWDPAVYRADKLSAGLPAVGSEFRVIVSLGARRKTLRYRIDAIQPGRRIELVGRGAGIKTFETFTVSAEDGGRRSRIDYQGRFSLRGPLARAKPILAPAIRRMVSRAARGLAAALAVDTRTPRQGWLSYAADRAILPGEALYTDRGYFAMPDRSHSEFMDGKRVVVTGATGGIGRAIAAEYARLGAHVTLVGRDADRLEAAAEHVRGFAGAAPDAVDVVEADLTSIAATRRAAATIAEDAPKLDVLVNNAGALFDEYGVSDDGIERTVAVNLVAPFVLTESLIGPLQAAGGRVINMASGGMYAVDLDIDALSPLPTNYGGLKAYARAKRALVALTAHWARRYGDQGLQFNAMHPGWVDTPGVARSLPRFHFVMRPVLRDTRMGADTAVWLGAARAAAGLNGAFVFDRRPRPTALVPGTRVKPSQAQTLYGWLRNTTGLPPHGLG
- a CDS encoding AarF/ABC1/UbiB kinase family protein, whose product is MASDSDDSKKRRRRILGAGIRTLSRGAMRGMPGYDRAKSLHKTGQDWYDTLGGLKGAAMKLGQIASQYQDLLPPQLTEQLARLQRNAEPWRFADLEPVLDANWTDEQREMIEHIDENAMAAASIGQVHAAQLTDGRAVVIKIRYPGVADSIDADIANLGRLLKWSRFLPIGGRDLDGVLGELRERFVEETDYRRELVNLKLLRQLELHDFELPEPVPELCTEAVLVTTRLDSAPLETGQPALGAAVVEAINRQVFELGALHADPHPGNFGITEAGTMALYDFGCLKYLDQPTRVAMRDILTAAMADDWAGVHDGMERLGAVPEGSWERHAEVYREIYARHAESALAPLRDRRPYVFERDELIDSIRAEIGRSMGYWRYFRAAPDMVFVMRTLSGLYWILRSLHAEVDLYGELERIVAGEYGPPAQADETR
- a CDS encoding arylsulfotransferase family protein, translated to MEKGDRAGLTAFFIGCLFFAFLGGAYIVLAQVFPYKFLDNAYRAGWALVQQKHTIDSPFTQTDQWRKARSDKRGTAIYDPKRAYNGYTLYTSGGRTTAYLIDMQGHVVHQWHADYSKLWQTTPDGREAQPDKLMYFRKAVMYPNGDLLAIFIAAGDTPWGYGLVKLDANSNVIWKYHGATHHDLYLTDDNRVFILTDAYRDQPVPGFRNLKTPWLDDYLVELNGENGQVVKKISIFDALWHSRYQALLGADPSFAMEDPLHTNSVQYLGDALGKAFAPAQGNGDQVLLSTRHPGLAVLLDVKSGQVTWALKGSWLGQHSMRALPNGHFTIFDNYGNFEKHNMSRILEVDPTTHAITWQYAGNAQHPFSNLLRGAVVTLPNGDRLITESDGGRLFEVAPNGDIVWEYDNPIRGGDHNQYIPVVSSGQRIKPDQLAPAFRRSLNTSQE